A single genomic interval of Streptomyces sp. NBC_00663 harbors:
- a CDS encoding LamG-like jellyroll fold domain-containing protein: MCTSHEHGTEHAQAGAGRRGFLRATALLGAAATAGVALPTVAEAAPASRRRPDTDSRRFTLAVMPDTQYLFDGPSIDKAPVEASLRYLLEHGKDENIVFLSHLGDLTQNGAPAEVAAISEAFKVLDRREVGYSVLAGNHDVKSSTTDQRGATPYLDAFGPDRFKGKSTFGGASADGYNTFHLFRAAGREWLVLALDWRLSDQGYAWAKDVLAAHPNTPVILTTHELVVEDDTLSAYGQQLWDRLVADHDQIFLTLNGHYWPAARATRENAAGHDVHLHLTNYQNRYFGGAAMIRLYRFDLDRNVIDVETVSPWILGRAGKGLNELERQEIELSGDADRFTVDIDFADRFSGFAPVPARPARPVSRMLIPGTVAYWRFDRAVGDKVRDLSGRGNDLGLVTVGGGTLGWSSDHHPDQPGHGSLEFQGYKSPLKGAYLRTVDGAPLNSATFKAGYTIEAFYRLPADWDPDHHAWSGIVSRTGTGGAAGQTADDPDEPLATLSLSNDREPQWAMRPLNQEGIATNWGQETPLETWWHLAIVNDGRHTTLYVEGCPVVRNPKATSTGIASVGLPWLLGGYEYGGKIDQILHGRLGDVRIVERALPVTSFMNH; encoded by the coding sequence GTGTGCACTTCGCATGAGCACGGGACCGAGCATGCCCAGGCGGGCGCCGGACGACGCGGTTTCCTCCGGGCGACGGCCCTGCTGGGCGCGGCGGCCACGGCCGGGGTCGCGCTGCCGACCGTGGCCGAGGCCGCCCCCGCGTCACGCCGGCGCCCGGACACCGACAGCCGTCGCTTCACCCTCGCCGTCATGCCCGACACCCAGTACCTCTTCGACGGGCCGAGCATCGACAAGGCGCCGGTCGAGGCCTCGCTGCGCTATCTGCTGGAGCACGGCAAGGACGAGAACATCGTCTTCCTGTCCCACCTCGGGGACCTGACCCAGAACGGGGCCCCGGCCGAAGTCGCCGCGATCAGCGAGGCGTTCAAGGTGCTCGACCGGCGCGAGGTCGGCTACAGCGTCCTCGCCGGCAACCACGACGTGAAGTCGTCGACGACCGACCAGCGCGGGGCGACGCCCTATCTGGACGCGTTCGGCCCTGACCGGTTCAAGGGGAAGTCCACGTTCGGCGGGGCCTCCGCCGACGGCTACAACACCTTCCACCTCTTCCGGGCCGCGGGCCGGGAGTGGCTGGTCCTCGCACTGGACTGGCGGCTGTCGGACCAGGGTTACGCGTGGGCGAAGGACGTGCTGGCCGCCCACCCGAATACGCCGGTCATCCTCACCACGCACGAGCTGGTCGTCGAGGACGACACCCTGTCCGCGTACGGGCAGCAGCTGTGGGACCGGCTGGTGGCGGACCACGACCAGATCTTCCTCACCCTCAACGGCCACTACTGGCCCGCCGCCCGCGCAACGCGCGAGAACGCGGCCGGACATGACGTCCACCTCCATCTGACGAACTACCAGAACCGCTATTTCGGCGGGGCCGCGATGATCCGGCTCTACCGCTTCGACCTGGACCGGAACGTGATCGACGTCGAGACGGTCTCGCCGTGGATCCTGGGCCGGGCCGGGAAGGGGCTCAACGAGCTGGAGCGGCAGGAGATCGAACTCAGCGGTGACGCCGACCGGTTCACGGTGGACATCGACTTCGCCGACCGGTTCTCCGGCTTCGCGCCGGTGCCCGCCCGTCCGGCCCGCCCCGTGTCGCGAATGCTGATCCCGGGCACGGTGGCGTACTGGCGGTTCGACAGGGCGGTCGGCGACAAGGTGCGTGACCTGTCCGGCCGCGGCAACGACCTCGGTCTCGTGACCGTGGGCGGCGGCACGCTCGGCTGGTCGTCCGACCACCATCCCGACCAACCCGGCCACGGCAGCCTGGAGTTCCAGGGCTACAAGTCGCCGCTGAAGGGCGCGTATCTGCGCACGGTCGACGGCGCCCCGCTCAACTCGGCGACGTTCAAGGCCGGTTACACCATCGAGGCCTTCTATCGCCTCCCCGCCGACTGGGACCCCGACCACCATGCCTGGTCCGGCATCGTCAGCCGTACCGGCACGGGCGGCGCCGCCGGCCAGACCGCCGACGACCCCGACGAGCCGCTGGCCACGCTGTCCCTCTCCAACGACCGTGAGCCGCAGTGGGCGATGCGCCCGCTGAACCAGGAGGGCATCGCGACCAACTGGGGCCAGGAGACGCCGCTGGAGACCTGGTGGCACCTCGCGATCGTCAACGACGGCCGGCACACCACCCTCTACGTCGAGGGCTGCCCGGTCGTCCGCAACCCCAAGGCGACGTCGACCGGCATCGCCTCCGTCGGACTGCCGTGGCTGCTGGGCGGCTACGAGTACGGCGGGAAGATCGACCAGATCCTGCACGGACGCCTCGGCGACGTCCGCATCGTCGAACGGGCGCTGCCCGTCACGTCCTTCATGAACCACTGA